In Cicer arietinum cultivar CDC Frontier isolate Library 1 chromosome 7, Cicar.CDCFrontier_v2.0, whole genome shotgun sequence, the genomic window atagaatttaaaaatattatggaAAATAGTTTGGAGACACTAAATATATTATAGACATTTTGAATGATAGAAATAAAGAGAATGTTGTGATATATCGATAGAAATTTCGTTATATCACTTAATTTATTGGATtgcgataatattatttttttattataactttcaCATAGAAAAATAATCTTTAGACACCGATTTGTTtcagagaaaaataaatagaaaaagatttgagagatatatatatttaatgcagTAATTAatgacaaagataaaaataaaatgagctCTTGAATGAATATCAATATCTACTAAAAACacatatattttgtaatttatctTATTGTTTATTGGAATAGTGTGGTTTAGCCatataatacatttaattattgatttgaaTTTGTAAACTATTATGAAATTCATGGCGCACTGTGCTTTGAATCACTTTTTCATGCTTTAACACACACACATCTATACTATATATAAGGAGATTTTCATGTTTGGTGTTacctattttacttttaattatatcCTTCACATCAATTAAAATTCTCAACCAAGTTATGTGAGTGATAACTGCCCATAAGTCCTATTTTCTTGGACGATTGAGATATGGCCCACCAACACCAGCCTGCTACGGCAGCAGCAGTAACAGGAGCAACAGAGACTCCTCACATCTGTTGGGATTAGTCTTCGCGATGAAAAAGGCTTATTTCAGTTAGCTAAAATTGATCATAACCCCTTTAACTTCCAATTGTTGAGGAGAAGCACTAGGCCTCTTGTGTGCACTCAACTGGGCAAAGGAGCTCAAGACAAACAAACAATTTACTTCATACTTTGGCACGATCGATATTGTCGGTAATTAGTCACCAAGTTTTCAATCATATTCCACTGTCTTGTTGATTCAATTATGAATTAAATGAGATGATTTCcggttgtaaaataaaaaatatagaattaaaAAGTGTAGAACCTCGTTTAATGAAGAAGAAATGTTGTATTATTTAAACAtacaaatcaaacacaatataaCGAGCTTTTACACTTACGGTAAATActaattatcaaattattatattataggtgtttgatttttattatataatatcttctaaaattatattgatcAATGATTGTAATTTGTtcattgtataaaaaaatttattttatgtaatatataattaaatttttaagaaaaataaactaaGACAAACAAtcctcaattaaatttattatttctttcatAAGACTTTGGAGTCTTCCTGGTGGCGTATTTgtctaatatataatattttttaggcaCAATTGTTCATGTGATCCTTGAACTTAATTTTAGATAtcagtcatttattttttaattttcttctcgatttggtcatttatttaattttattacaaaaattcaaaaatataaagaataaaataggagtttatttgaagatttgagttataaatttgatgaaatttacattatattgaagaagataattaattttatgagttttgtttgaaaattttgatgaatttttctaaaaaaaggataatattgttaacattttaaaatataaaagatcaaattgtttacttaaaattaaataaaagatcaaataaaaaaaaaaggactgaaatattaaattaaaggatCGCATGAAAAATTatgtctatttattttttaattgatagaGTTTTATTCTTTTGTATATACAATAATGTGAGTATGTATGTTGtctaaaaaaatgtaaacataCAAGTATTACTATTTAATGTCAGCGATTATTTAGTAAAATATCCAAATAATAATTCCAATATTAGATAATccatatttagtaaaaaaaactgGATAATCGATAAAAGTACGTAGTTGGTATAAcattgtaatatatttttataaaaaatttcacactTTAACTTCAACTTTaaagaattttgaaaaagatccacaacattaaattttaaaaagatccAAACACTTgccaaattatttaaaaagttaataacataaattGTATGGACACTTGAAATTAATGTTGACGATATTGTCTTAActttttatcatgttaaattTATTGCAGTAGgtctttttaaaattctaaaatgtTGAAGTTACTCCTGCAATTCTTTTACAACTTGTCCAATATTgaagttaatattatttttaaaataactctTATTATTGAGTgcaatagaagaaaaaaaaaattcaattgatcaaagaaaagttatttaattttttttcagttgcacatatcatattattatttttaatactctACCCGGCTTTAGTTATaagacttatttttattttttcatatttcttAATATAAATCCTTCACAACATTTAAATGcattcatatataatttttacaaaatgcTTCTATTTAATctacattgaaaaatataattttttttctttgtattatataattaaatttgtaaaaataatacaaatttatcacttcaacaatttttttaaaaggatatTACACGTTGACAAACAAGTGGGAGCAAAAGTCAGCAGAAAAACCAATTTTTGTTACGGAAATTAAAGAAGCAAGTTATGTCAATTTTTGAATAGTGACTATTGAATGACTAAATCTAGTTCTACATTTTAAAAAAGGATtttcactttaaaaataaataaaagtaaaaaaagctAAGACAAAGACAGACTTACGTGTCGTGAAGCCAGATAAGCATTGCATGTCGAGTCCTGTTTCACCAACACGACATCTACGTGTAACAACATAGTTTTCCCCATCTAAATCCAAAGACAGTCAAATCCAAATAGGTGAAACATGAAACTTCCAACACGTGACAAAGAAACTAAGCATCAGACCCTCCTTACCAAGTGCCTATAAATACATTTCTCTATCCTAAGGTTAATAATATTCTCTTAATTAATCATACGCCTAAACTCTTATACGACCGACATTACATTCATAATCCCCTTCTCTAGttaatttgttttcttcttaCAAACCATTGAATCAAAACAGAATGGGCAATCCCCTTCAACTCAAATCATTGAATCACATCTCATTGGTGTGTAGATCATTAGAGAAATCCGTTGACTTTTACGTCAACGTTCTTGGCTTCTTTCCAATTAAGAGGCCTACCTCATTAAACTTCAATGGTGCATggtataatatatatagttaattcatatatacatattttgtaaatttgatagccaaaatttattataagtTGTGGAACTCATGATAAATCTTAAGTGTAATTTAACAGTCAAGCATATATATACAATTGAATGCTAATTAAATTTGGGGTTTGATTAGGTTGTTTAATTATGGAATTGGCATACACCTTCTCCAATCAGATGACCCAGAAGGTATGACGAGGAACTTGCACATTAATCCAAAGGACAGCCACATTTCATTCCAAGTATGTACGTCTTtcatattatttcaattttaaaacatagtTATTCATATACTAGTGTTAAAACTTTTTATACTGgaaatagtatataaataaaatccaTGTTGAATTGTTGGTATAGTGTGAAAGTATGGGAGCAGTGGAGAATAAACTGCAACAAATGAAGATAGAGTATGTGAAGAACAGAGTAGAGGAGAATGGAATATATGTTGATCAATTATTCTTCCATGACCCAGATGGGTCCATGATTGAAATATGCAACTGTGACAATATACCAGTTGTGCCTTTATCAGATAATAACAGCTTGTGGTCATGCTCTCGCTTCAACTGCAATATTCGAAACCAACACAACCAGATTCAACAAATGATCCCAATGTAGTAGTATTAATATCAATATGTTACCTTATTGTATATAATTATAACATTGAATACTTTTTTGTATTATATATGTTAGATGTTAGTAGTAGTGATATGAAATTTCTTATCACCAAAGTAGAATTAgtgaaacttttttatttaatccaTTTCTATAATTCCACCAACAATAAGACTGGGGAAATTTGCTTAAGGTTAAAAAAGTACCAAGCTTAAGCTGCTTAAACCCAAACAATTACATCTTTACGTCTCACATTCAATTACATTAATATGTGTGCAGTATCGAAACCGAGAAGataaaaagataatataaaatttgaaaattatatatatagaaatatCAAAGAAGAGGACATTCAAGGATATATTGGAGAAATTTTACGATAAGCGATATTTTGTTTACAGAAGAGAGATTATTAATTGATCTGAaagattattattgttttttttttatttatagaagaGAGATTATCAATTGACCGGATTTTGGTTactaaaataagataaaatgaataaatttaaaagaataaatttaaaaaagattgttgcactaacataaaaaaaaaagaatgtccattataaaacataattaaaaatgaaaagttttttttttaaaataaaaattatgtaaattattaaatttcagTTGAGTCTTTGTGAATcgattttaatgattttaatttaaaaaagaaatcaaattcctataaaaaaattattcaaatcaaataatGGCCAACATGTATACTAGCAAAAGAAATAAGCTAATAAAAAAGAAGACTAGtagaaaatcattaaaatattttattttatccatATTATCATATACAGAGCATCGTATATTTTATATTGGGCCTTTTATGGGAAAATTGATTGGACTGCTAGAGCATACCCAAATCACATAAGAACAATAAATCATTACTATAAAAGCCTGCCTAACTGTGAAAGTTTTCctataaaacattaaaaaaaagtccataaaaattaaattagcaTGGAATATGGATAGTGATACTTTTTAGAAAACTGTATCTAACTTTTGAAAGGGCCCCTCAGCAAAATTCTCTGCACAAATAATGTAGAATGAGAGATAGGCCATACACATGATCCAATCCATTTCTGTATGCTTTCTAGTTTATAGGCCAGCACAATTTCCACATGTAACATTGTTATCCATACGAAATGTTGTCGAATTATTTCCCCAAGTCAAGGAAATAAAATCCAATACCAACCATCACTGTCttcaacaaataaattacttccCCACAATTCATATCACATTTATTTCCAAATCATTAATGCTGCCATTTCATTACACTATTTATTCATACGTTTCATCTAAATCTATTCGAATTCAGTAATTTCTCATAAATAATTGTCACAAgacgtttttttattttattttaaataaatcatattattttgTACACATCTCTATCATAACAAATGAATACATCAAATTGCTACAGTTAAAGAACTATGgctacaatattaattttaagtgtgtgtttttttttgtgTGGTGTATGTTCAATGAATAATGTGAAGTGGTTTAACCCTCACATGCTAAATTAATTATCACTGAAGGATGTGGGGTTTTGCTCAGGAGTGGCTCCCTCAATTTATGAAACCTCTAATTAGACCTtatcttcaaatatatattagCTGCAATTTTTTTTCCACTATGAAGACTCTTCATTTTCTGTTCCATTGAAAGGGGTGTTCTATTTATTTTGCCTACATTTATTGTCTGTACATTTGGCCTTTGTCATTTGTGTTTATAGTAGAAATTCTTAGAAAGTAAAAGTGACCAAATACTATTTGTTAATAGTGATAGGTAtcacaatttattaaaaaaaagtgatagGTATCACAATAGTGCATTCTTTTCAATCTCTGCAACCGTCTATATATAGCAGCTATTTCTTGATGCGAAACAAGCGtggaaaattttaatatttttgaaataatgcacaccaagaaaaaatagaagagaAATAATAATCTAGataatttttattagaattaatatatttattaaagctAATGCTTAAGcttaattataatcaaattatgCCAAAACCTTTTATCTTTAGAGTAATAAGATTCGATAAATGAAGTATTTTAATATGTTAAAATAGTAGTGGTAGTTTGATTAGAAGAAGTTCAAGAGTAAACATGTTATACCTATACCATTTTCACTCTATCCAATTTAACTAAGAAATTAACAAATCATATCATACtatttttactcttttttttttttttttgaaaaataaagtttacattaagtaaaaaaaatacacaaaaaagcAAACGAATTCTGATATTATACAACCTCTggttttttatagtaaaatattaataaataagtgATTACGTTAGTTTCTAATATTCGAAATCTACATCTCCGATTGAAAACTCTCTTGGTCTAATTTCacttttttatgttaaaaaaattaatgtttgtttcattataaataaataaaaaatcatggtTGCTTTACCTATATTACTTAGTGAACCAATAAAATCTCACTGCAAGAAGAGCAAGAAAAAAGAAATGTAGATATAATAAAGTAATTTGTGGGGTAAGGTAACCCATGTCTACCATAGTCGACAGATATATTCTGAACACAGAACAAAATCGGAACGTACATATTAATTGCGGTGCCTTTCATCTGAATATTGAAATCTCAATGCCATCAATAACCTATACCATAAAGATATTCTGGTGCTGTGTGTACCATTCATATTTCAAcactaatcttttaaaaatattggaaTTGATGTATAAAgtataaacatatttttcagACAAAAAAATACAGAGAAGAATAGAAAAGTTGCGTTGTCATTAcattaatgataattttattttaaatggtcACATACTCTAGTATAGTGTACACCTACATTTTGCTGGTCCACACATATTCTAAGTTCTAACTAACAACTTTTTTTTGTCTTATCATATAGTGGTTGTTGAACAGAAATTTAAAACAGCTTGTAAAATGTAAATCATTTCTCTTGCAATATTGTTCGTTAtgtatgttaatattttttgtgaGGCATCTTTACCTAtaatataagttaatttaatCATCAGAAATGTGCTATTCTATTATTACGCTACTTAAATATatagtt contains:
- the LOC101489231 gene encoding glyoxylase I 4-like; this translates as MGNPLQLKSLNHISLVCRSLEKSVDFYVNVLGFFPIKRPTSLNFNGAWLFNYGIGIHLLQSDDPEGMTRNLHINPKDSHISFQCESMGAVENKLQQMKIEYVKNRVEENGIYVDQLFFHDPDGSMIEICNCDNIPVVPLSDNNSLWSCSRFNCNIRNQHNQIQQMIPM